A region of the Mytilus edulis chromosome 11, xbMytEdul2.2, whole genome shotgun sequence genome:
gtcggcgCCAAAAAATTAGGGTCGGTCGGGCGACCGGAAACACACCTATTTTTTTGGGGGGGCcctatttgggcccttttttggcccctaattcctaaactgttgaaaccaaaactcccaaaatcaatcccaaccgttcttttgtggtcataaaccttgtgtcaaaatttcatagatttctattaacttaaacttaagttatagtgcgaaaaccaagaaaatgcttatttgggccctttttggcccctacttcctaaaatgttgggaccaaaactcccaaaatcaataccaattttcctttagtggtcataaaccttgtgttaaaatttcatagatttccattcacttttactaaagttagagtgcgaaaactaaaagtattcggacgacgacgacgacgacgccaacgtgatagcaatatacgacgaacattttttcaaattttgcggtcgtataaaaacttaacaataaccaaagaatcattaaaatgaaatcaaggtcagatgaaacaaagccagacagacatgtaaaccttacaaccattccacaTACCAGGTTTAATCTGCCTGCCTGTTTATCACTTATAGTTCTATCTAACACAAACCTTTTATAAATACTTGTGACCCTCGTTCTTCTGCAGAACAGATGCTGAAATTCTCCCTGTCAGAGATTTGCTTGATCCAAATGACCTGTAAATATTAAAGTTGAAGGTCTCATTTATAATGCAGTTGAActaatattttttgtatgaaaaattaaatgcaaaacaACATGTTTACAATGAACAATGAGGCAAGTGTCGACAGAATTAATGATTGGTTTGATGTATAAATTATTACGTGGCTGATTACATGCATATTTACTCACTCTCtaacagacgtttgaagcttggacttcaatatgctgtcaaactaaaagcctattcagataatcctgcctacagctgtgtttttaatccaatttatgaagatatttttgcaaaacatgaaaataaaattcctccgttaggtatacgtttaaaaccacatttagcttcttttgatttaaaatctgttgctcaagttaaaatttgcaaatgtcctccatgggaacttcccaaaccaaaaatgatatttgatctccgtgaacacaataaaaataaaacaaatcctcttttaattcagcaacactatgctgaaattaaagccaaTTATccagatttttcaactgtctatactgatggatcaaaagatggcgacagagttgcatctgctgctgtcttcagggacagagctgcaactctccgtttgccatctgatgcatccatctttactgctgaagcagaagcaataattttggctttgaaatttattgcttcttcagataaatccaaatttattatatgttctgaatcactttcatgcttacaagctatacaaaatactaaaattaaaaacccaacaattctccaaattttatatgtaatgaggaatttgaaaattcttctgaaagaaataatatttctatgggttccgagtcatgttggaatccttggaaacacagctgtagaccttgaggcaaagcatgccctgggtgaccctttatctaactgtgatataccatatactgattttaaatctaatattagagaatatgtgtttaatattttaaaaaatgaatggagtaaaaaagatgataataaattacatgaaattaaacctaatataggtaaaccttttaataattttatgtgcagaaaagatcagtgtattattactagatgtcgtattggtcatactagaataacacacgagtatcttttaaaaaatgaagatgaaccacaatgtgtaccttgcaactgcaagtatactactaaacatgttttaattaattgtattgactttgctgatattcgtaagaagcatttcaatgtcaataatatgtatgatttatttaataatgttccatttacaaatattgttgcatttttaaaagaaattggaatttattatagaatataaaaatgttattatatttaagtcgtttttaatttttatcacgttattttactcatattaatttttatttgtaaataatcaatttgctttagtctagaattttagtatattgaaggactttttgtcttattttaaaaatatgctttaaattgtaaaaatattcgaattggctctcgccgcgatatagcctttttgtgctaatgcggcgtaaagcaaccaacaatcaatcaatcaatcaacatgcatatttaggataaaaacatttcaaaaatgtggttgcttatatagggaatcactgaagcatgactggagcgggccctctcttgggcagtcagtgggcccccactaatgaaaatttctggatccgccagtgATTGATTTGTGttattttgatctcttgtggagagttgttttattggcaatcataccacatcttcttttttatatcatataaattCTTATTCATATGATATTATTACgtaagtatttctgtattggccttgttattggtcaGAGGCTTGCTGTATTGGCCTGTGGCGAAGCCGAAGGCCAATACAGCTGGCCgaggaccaataacaaggccaatacagatATACacgtaataatatctttattaattaactacagtgttacaatatttttttaatttcatttcaaaagagataaatatttttaccttgaagtggaactttccaaatctcagtttgtttctttttattagatgcatgtgtcttcagcattttctcatctgatgaatttttctacccttttcagtcactataaagtgttacaacttaaatttagacgcaacacataaatagtaattGGAAAGGTACTGCCATTGCATGTGTTATGCAGACACTAATTTAAAATCGATGTGTACAATCGTGAAATTATGAGGTCGTCAAGAAATGAACTTTGTGATAATCTACTCGTTCCCCAACCCTGAAATAGTTCTATCATCTGCTTTCAAAATACCTTTTAAATGAATATGACCGTCTTTTGCCTGAAATGTTTGCCATACTGACAATTTCAGCATGTTTAAGATAACTAAATGACAACTGCGTCTTCAaaacaactgtttactttcagtttCTGCTTTCGATGTAAAATCTAGAGACGTTCCGAAATTCTGCACTTGTGTCAACTCGGCCAATATAGaataactcggccaatacagaaaaaaaatctatattggcCGAGTTCTTCTGTATTGGCCCAGTTTACACATTATATTGCATAggcagttttcatcatattaagtccaataacagtgtagttaattaataattatGATTATGAACAGATATCTTACTTGTTTTTTGGAGCTTTTGTTGAAACTATGAAATTGAAATTCTCATTTGCTTGGGTTGATCCTAAGTTGGTCAAGCAGGCAGCTCTATCTTTTTGGGTTTTTACAATGGCTTTTAGATCTGTCTGAAGACTTGGACATGTGAGAGGCTTACCCTCCGGTAAACTGCGGTACCTATAAAATTGATTGTTTAAATGTTAAGGATAAAAATCACAACCCaaaacaactttttaaacaaaacaaaacaaaaaaatcagttatacaatacatgtacaaagCATTATCATAACTCAAGTATCTGACTTCTGTGTTTATTGGCTAAGAATCtcgacatatatttttttattcttgttttatatttacctatatatacacattttatattaACATATTGGTATCAACTAACAACTTTTTATACATGAATATTTGGCACCTTTGGGACACCTTTTTGTTATTGAACTTGTTATATTTAATCTGTATAAGAGAATTACAGACTTTTAAGAACTTTTCCCGGGCATCTCATCTTATTTTCCCCTGTTCTTTTGGGGGTTAAAGCTGTGAAGACTTTACAAGGCATCATTGTTAAGAAGTTAAAGCTGCAAACCAATTTTAAATATATCCAGTTCAGTAGTAAATTAAATGCTTAATATTTACAATAGTATTAGTAGCATTaaactattttaaataaaaaaaaaaattcttaaagtaCTATGTACTATACCTGAAATGAGAAGGATTCTTCTGATAACTGCACCAGGTAACATCTTCATTGGCACAAAGAGAGTGGTCACCATATAAATGTGGAACTATAATATCCAGTGATTTTCTAAGACTCTCTGGGTCTTTTGTCTGGCATTCTTTTATGGCGTACATGAAGCATCTCCCAATGtaagatattacatttggttGTTTTAGTACTTTATATTTGTGGCTAAGCTGATATAGTTTTGATGTGATGCCTTTTTTGGTGTGGTTACTGTCATCTTTTTTCTCAATGGAAGGGAAAACAGCTTTCAGACGAGAAGTTGTGGTAGAGTCATTATCACCATGGATGACATCTATTGAACATCCAGTTCCCTCTAACTCTCTGGCCATTGATATTGCCATGTCAGGCTCCGTTGCCTTACTAGAACCGTCCCAGTTTTTTGAACATTCATGTACAGGTATAGTGTGGTTTTTGCTCTGATGTAGGGCACATATCTGGCAAGATTTACTTCTAAGAGAGAACTGCAGTACCTTTCCTGTTTCTTTCCCAATTAATGATGCATGGCCTGAAATTATGAACGTTATTTTTACTTAAAATGATTTCAAACAGGTAAATTACCATGAAGGCACAGGTAAAAAGAGTTATGCCTCTTGTAAATAttaattacatgtaaaattaCATGTGTACAAGTTTTACCAGATTTTTATGACATTTATATCATTGTTTTTTATCAGCAATGTCTAGGACAAATTAGAAAATCAGTGtagatcaattatttttaaaagagttatgtcccttgaaaatatcaattatattggaAAATGCATTGTAAGCATTCCGAATGATTCCAAATGCTTACATTTCTTTAAGATAATATAatactataagataacaatacatttgtacatgcaatatgaaaagttcaaaataactaaaaatctaatttattttttgattATTGATCTTCGAGTAAGTTTAAGTTGGACAGATAAAAAATCTGCAACATAAGGGACACTGacactttgttcttttattttttcttattcattgtttttgtacataaatcaggtcgttagtttttcgtttaaattgttttccatttgtcatttcatggccCTTTAGAGCTTGCTTTGCaatattggttttgctcattgttcaagacCATGGtgggacatatagttgttaatatctaaatgttttggtttataGGGAATAATGTCTAAatttagcaatcataccacatctttcttattttcatacaagtaaaaataaacagaaaaattctCACCTGTATTACTATTATAATTCCATCCTGTACCCCTTTTCTGCCACCCACCGTCAAAGCTTACTTCCATCAAAATAGATACAtatctttaatacatgtactgaAGAATTCATGTTAGGcaagaaataaaatttgaattgtttGATGTTGCCTAACCAACCATCTATAAAGCAGTCTACCTGTATTCTAAAAAAGCTGTTTTTACAGAAGCAGATTTTGGCAAcagatttgaaaatgttttccATTTGATGAAAATGATGGAGAAAAcataattacattgaaaaaaaaatgtccaaaatattgTTCCTCATCAACATCAAGCCAGTCCTGAATCAGCCCCTTATTTAGAAATtttggtgtttatatatatatatgcaattgtAGTGAGTGAGTGCATGTGCATGCACTTTTCGATAATCACTATTTTCAAGTAAGTTACACCAGTCCATGAGTTTTCTTTgctacgaaacaggagaaaagctcAGCAATTAGCCTTGCTTTTCTTCCTGTTTTTgaagctcatacaaataaatcttatattttccaacaatgtacatatattgtatatttattcatgataattgatataaaaataatcatttggaGTTTTAAGTTTTTTACCTTTCCATTTCCCTTTTCAATTTCTTCCTTTTGGGCCTCAAGACAAGATTTTTTGGCTACAGTCTCCAGAGTTGTATCAATCTTTTGTTCCCTTCTCTTAAGAGTGGACGGCACAACTGGTGGTAAATTTAAAGTTGCAAGCAAGTTGTTAATTTGTACTGGGCCCATTCCTGTGTGTACCATGGCTACAATATTTTGCATACATATTAATTTTAAAGAACAATTGCTTCCAAGAACAGTCACattttttatcacattaaatgcATCAACACTGAACAGAATATTAATTCATTATTAAAATCATGATTgtcaaattgacatatttattctgttttaattttcatgCAAGCTAAAGGAAAAGTTGAAAATGTATACATAGTGCTGGATGAATGAATTTTTAGTCATTGAGCTTTCAACCCTTTTTTAATTACACAAGGAAGAAATCAAATTAGGGACTGCCTGATCCAACACCACTTTTTCCCAATAATGTAAAATCTCATCttggggagaaatttgattggcaTAAAAATTACATCAGTCATCATGGTAATATTCTTTTCTTTTGCCTAATGTAGACAGAAAATGagaaataataaattataaagcAGCAAAATTTAATCTTTAACCTTATACAATGTAGTATTGGATTCAAACTTTAACTGGTCATGATAAAtctataccaaatatcaaattaatatcttCCCACGGCATcagcttgtcttgcaaaacagccATTGGACTTCAGAGTAATCTTGGACAAGATATATTGCAACAATCATTCGTTTTGGGTTTTTTAACAATCGCTGAAATGCAGTTGtaaggggaaaaaggggggggggggggggtattatttttttaaaatggtttaaaaataacaaaacagtgTCAGATAATTGATTTCTTCCTATTGAAATCAGAGTGATTTTTAAAACCCCCACCCAGGATTTGAACTTAGCAGGAGCCCACACGCCCCTAAAATTTGATGAGGGCTACTTAAATTTCAGCTTTTCTTGGGCATTGGGTCCGTTCGCCTTAATAACATGTTCCCAATGGGATTGTTCGCCCATAGCGTCCATTTGCCCTactaaaaaattatcaatattcagggcattgaagttgaataaacttattcagatacATTCAGTTTATTGCTTGTTTTGGATCAGTAATTGTTTAATAATTCGGATCACTGATTATTGTGATCCTTGTTTTTTCAgttgatggattaataataaaaacaaacgttttgttttgatttgataaaatattcagcttgaaacTAATGAAAACAATGATGTACGAAAAGTAAATCACGAAATGGATTTACAAGTTCATTTATTATTATACTATGAGACTAGTCTCAGTTATACTGCATGCGTTTGTGATTTAATGAATACagttattttgttaacaaaaaacaatatgaagataaatacattgtattccagtattctactctgcgtcaatcaaagggaaaatgataaattgattatggcatataaatattctgtcaatttttcaacaaacttttaACATAGTTTGTTCAAATTCTTAAAATCATGCGAATAGTCCGagacaaaacagccgttggacgtcagagtaatctcagactacATGTGAATAGACTGAGACAACTATAGTAGTTTCAGGAAGAGacaataattagaaaaaaataaaagggcGAATGTACCCTGGGCAAACAGGTACATACTAGGGCGAACGTGAATCAGGGAGAATGGACCCAGATTCCATTTCTTATGTAGGAATATATATTTTGCATACACAATTTAAGCTGTGGGCTACAGCTGCAAGTCTTCAGTTCAATCCCTATCCATCCCATCCATAGGTTTAAACTTTAATACATAGTTGTTccctttcatttcattttttttttataaatagtatTTAAACGTATGTACAAAAAACATTGTAATTACCTAGTGCTAATTTTGAATTGATGTCAAAGGTTCCGTTGTTTCTCTTTCCTGTTTTAACGTCGTTTAATGAACTACACACACTGTTCTGACACCGTATAAAAAGTATGCTGCCTAAGCCATATCGTCTCTCACTCTCAATGTCGGTCAAGTGTAGTCGAGCATCACACGAGGTGCAAAACATCTGTTGGGCTAAGGCTTGAAGCTCGATTACCCGTCTACCTGTCTTCCAGTCATCATTTAGAGAAGGGTCAATGGTACAGCTTGCACCAAGTTCAAGATCTGAGTCTGAGAAAACTGGATAGGTGTTGGTATGCACGTAGTTCATCAACAGGATGACTTACTGATATATTTCTTTTGGACTCTTGAGCTTTGAATTGCTTAACAAATGACTTTTTCGATTGAAATTTTCCTGTTTTACTTCTCAACATTTTGCAGACGATAGGTAGAATGTTTGCAAATTAAGTTTGCATTAACAAGGTAAATTTCGCTGATTTCAAACGCTCAAGTGAATCAGCGTTATTCAACTATTTGAATTCGAGTTGTCTCCCTGTGAACGCAAACCTTACCTTAATATAAGCACAAAGAGGCGAGCATACAGTATGTGTGTAGTTCCAATAATCTAGATACTGCATACACACTGTCTAAATATTTCAAgaaactaataataaaaaatcaaaatatgaatttaaggtgtatgtacccttctgtagccatttttgtacgaacttttcaaacttcaattgtatcaaaacttcagatataatgaataatagaaatAGGTCGTTTTGTACATATTCaaaggggaaacttgatgtaCAGCATCATTTTTTACTGTTCCTTGGCTTTTAATAGAAACAGAGGACTTTGTGGCTAATAAATCAAGATGTTTATAGAAAATCCAGAgtctttatccttgtactctcatttttgtcaatttgttgACTGATAGATAtgggattattgcatgcagtgctagcattgatttccttaaatcaagtttataaattagttaaaacatatataaatatggccaaaatcatgTACACCTTTCAGGATGAGCTCGAtgttagtgactcagcacgaggtgttttggaatttacagaatgtttagaactttttgtaaaaaataaacactagcacatcatagaaaatcaagtgagtaacttgtgtttcaaattttattacaaaaatatctgTATTGAAGGCTGTGTCAAGATCGGGAATCACTATCTTACAGGTTAGTTGAAAAGGAAAGTAAATTTATGAGTTAAAAGTTATCATTCAAGTACATCATAAAACAAGCATAACATTGAGGATACAAGGATGAAATGTGTAAACATCAAATATAAATCCTGTGGAATACTAGTATATAGGAAAATGCATCcttgaaaaaaatatccaaatgaaACAAATGATGCAGAAAAAAAGAAGAGTTCGAGAAATCACATCCAAACAATTCATAGTTGGAGATGAACATATGTATATAATGAGGACAAAGCTACTGGTCGGGTTACCAACACTCGTGTATATACAAAAGACAGAGTCAACAGTATTTTTAAAATGTGCCATGATCATAGTGGGCAACAGTGTCTTATTAAATTGTCAATAAGATAACTGATATATATTACTGCAAAGCATGTTCAACACTGAAAcccaaaaacaaaacaagaagtCAGAAACTGCAATTCTAGAACTAACATTTGTCCATGTTAGTATAGGAGTTTGGGGGAAGATATGAATAGATATGATAGGACTTTTCTAGCTCAACAGAGGCAACCATCATCAACTTATGGTTACAAGTACAATCCTTTATATAAAATTTCTTACAGTAAGAGTCAGGAAAAGTGATCATTGAAAGAATGCAAAATTTTGATGATAATTAGAAATAGCATTATGTTAATCAGATTAGTCAAATTAAAGATGTCTTACTTAATATTTACAGGGTCATCTTTGTAGGTTCACCATTCAACATCTGTGCATAGAGTGGTCTCCTGAAACATGGGGAACTATTCTGTTTAGACCCACTCTCAATTCATTTGTTACTCCTTCATTTTCCTTGATGGCATACATGAAACATCTGACAAGAAAAGGGAAGACATCAGGATGTTTCAGTTCCTTATACTTCTTGGAAAGCTCGTACAATTTCTTAGAGAATCTCTTTTTCACGTGGTTTTGATCATCTTTCTTTTCAAGGTCTTCACAATAGACTTTGAGCCTTGATGTGGTAGTGGAATCATTATCTGCATGAGGAACCTTGATTTGGCACCCTGAATCgtttaatttgtgtgtcatttccACCGCCATGTGTGGTTCCATTACTTTGCTGGTACCCTTCCAATTACGGCAGCAATCATGAGCAGAGACGGTTTCCTTTCTCTTCTCATGAACCTCACAAACTCTGCAGCTTCTACTTCTGTATGCATAATCAATTACCTTGCCTGTTTTTAAGCCTATTATACTAGCATGTCCTTCAATTAAAAACATAACATTGCTAAAATGGCAAAATATGCTATTGAAAATGGAGTTCAAAATACTGCAAGGAAATTTACAACTGATCTTGGAAGTCCTGTCAATGAATCAACAATTCGGAGTATAAAATCTTTATATATGAGACGTGGATTacataaacaatttgaaaatgcAGCTGACCTTCCTTTAAAAGATCGTGGTAGACCTCTTCTTCTTGGGAAGTACGATGCAGAATTGTTAGATTACTTAAAAAGCATTCGAGAATTCGGTGGGATAGTTATTAATCAAATAGTTCTTTCGTCTACTAAAGGCATTATCAAATGTCATGATTCTGAACTCTTAGAAAACTTAGATTTAACGAAGACTTGGACTGAATCTGTGTTACATCGTTTGGGATATAACGAACGAAGTCAGCAAGGTCCCAACCAGAAGacttcaaaaaaacaaaacaggatTACATTGATAGAATTGAAAAATGTGTCGAGGAAAATAATATTCCAGACGATTTAATTTTCCATTGGGACCAAACTGGTGTAAATCTTATTCCCGGTGGTAACTTGACAATGGACGCTAAAGGCAGTAAGCATGTTAATAGGTAAATCCAGAACAGCGCTtaggacgcaagaaattaataacgtgttgttttcaatatttaatatttttggcATAAACGATAAACGTCAAATCACTGCGTTGTTAACAATATATAAGTCTGGTGTTCTTCTTCCACAGATTATTTATGCTGGGACAACTGAACAATGTCATCCTAAATATGGGTTTCCTAAGTCATGTTATATATATCATTCGGAAAATCGTTGGAGCAATACTGACACTATGTAACATTATATAGAACATTTGCTAGTGCCGTATGCAACGGATAAACGTGATGAACTTGGTTTACCCTTAAAACAGCCTGCTTAACCGATATTTGATGTGTTTAGTGCTCATAGACGTTCTACACAGAGCGAACATTAAAGTAGCTGGAGGTACAGACCAGTTACAGCCCCTTGATTTACGTGTCAACAAAGTGTATAAAGATATTTTAAGAGAAAAGTTTCAAGATTAGTATGCAGACCAAGTGGCAAAATTTCTCGTATAAAAAGGAAAAaacttgataattttttttttaaattcatttgtcattataattaataaatattttattaccaAATGTCTTTGTACATTAACTTTAAGAATCAAATGTAAAGTAGTGTCCATTAAAAAGTTGTTGGTATACATTTGTCCATCGACATATACTTTTTTCCGATCATGTGCTTTGAGTAGATTTTGTTTATGACTATGCTTCGGTATAGGTAGAAACCCCATATTTTCCAGTTAAATATTCGCGATAGTTTTATTTTCGCATacgtatattttggcttatatctttgaaaccaacgcacttagagaaaatctgacatggggtacaaTTGTTGATCAGGTAAAGACCTAtatgcccagaaattttcagacgaatcggacaggATGAAAGAATTTTCATCACATGGCACAAATAGAACGAGGTTCCGGGTCGCGGTTGAAAGCTAAGGGGGATGCAGCATTTATGGGAAAAGGAGATTCCGAAAAACTGACGGCAACAAAATTAAGGAAGTCGGTATCAACGTCAATCAGAGAGTCTCACCCTGAGTTGCGAGAGAAACTTGCCGATCATATGAACCATCTAGCAACAACTGCTGACAAATATTATGTAGTTAAACCGACCAGAGAAAAAGTATTAGAGATGTCTGATGTAATACACCAACAAACAACAGGACaggtagaaaaaaaaaaacgttggtTAAAGAAACGTACAGATATCAAATAAATTTAGAGATGTATGTATGGAGAATGGTAAGGAGtcataatatttatatatgaaaataataatcttGCGGACTACTTATGGAACTGGAAGTCCTTTCACCCATGCTGTTGACTGTTCTTTGCGTCTTTGGTTCATATGTCTTATATTGTAAAGTTAAGAAAGAACAAGAAATCTTTCTCTTTTTTAGTCAATTCTGAAAGAAAGTTTGAGAAAATCGGGTCAGTTTAGTTCTCGTTTTGTCCAGCTAGGATttagattttcattttcattctaaGATAATCCTTCGGTTGGATTTTCAcaaacaattcattttgaaaatgagGCGTATTTTAATCTTGgtctgatttgaaaaaaaaatatccttcaatacaataaaaaaaaagcacaaattaCGCAACAAACATCCCATTGTAAAACTACC
Encoded here:
- the LOC139494163 gene encoding uncharacterized protein, producing the protein MEVSFDGGWQKRGTGWNYNSNTGHASLIGKETGKVLQFSLRSKSCQICALHQSKNHTIPVHECSKNWDGSSKATEPDMAISMARELEGTGCSIDVIHGDNDSTTTSRLKAVFPSIEKKDDSNHTKKGITSKLYQLSHKYKVLKQPNVISYIGRCFMYAIKECQTKDPESLRKSLDIIVPHLYGDHSLCANEDVTWCSYQKNPSHFRYRSLPEGKPLTCPSLQTDLKAIVKTQKDRAACLTNLGSTQANENFNFIVSTKAPKNKSFGSSKSLTGRISASVLQKNEGHKYL